The Aeromonas encheleia genomic sequence GCTGAACGTGGTGACCCTCGAGCCGGGCCAGGCCATGTTCCTCGATGCCTGCACCCCCCACGCCTATGTGCGCGGCACCGGCCTCGAGATCATGGCCAACTCCGACAACGTGCTGCGGGCCGGTCTCACCCCCAAGTACATAGACGTGGCCGAGCTGCTGGACTGCACCCGTTGCGTCGCCAAACCCGACGATCAGATCCTGCTTGCCCCCCGCGTCGAGGGCATGACCGAGAACATGGTGCAGCACTTCGAGGTGCCGGTGCCGGACTTCACCTTCAGCGTCTACCCGGCCGGTGAGCATGCCCTCACTACCTCCAGCGCCGAGATCCTGTTTGCCATAGATGGCACAGTGACGCTCAGGCAGGATGAACAGATACTGCGGCTGGAGAAGGGCCAGTCCGCCTTCGTCCCCGCCGCCACCGGCCACTATCGGCTGCTGGCCGAGGGCCGGGTCGCCCGCGCCGGCAACCGCTGCTGACGGCTGTCTTGCTAAAGCGATAACCGGACAAGGGCCATCATCGATGGCCCTTGTCATTGGTGCCAGATCCCGACCTGGCCTCCCTCTCTTGGCCCTCCCGCAGCGCGGCGCCTTGACGGGCGCCGGCCGTCACATGGTACGATTCCGCACCGGCCACGGCCCCCTGATAGAAGCCCCCCATGAATGACCCCCTGACCCTATCCGTTGCGTTCACAGTCGCGCTCGCCTGCGGCAAACCGACCCGCAGCCAACACAATGACTGCCAGCCAAGGCCGCCCTGCAAGGGCCCCATCCTGTGAGCGCCGAGCCGAGCGGGCTGATGCCGCTCTGGACGCTGTTCCAGCAACAACCCCTGGCGCAGGGCATCGGCCTTGCCGCCATGCTGGTCGGGATCAGCGCCTTTAGGCAACGGGACGACGGGCGTTTTCGACTGCGGCTTTGCCTCTATCAGGCGGCCATCGCCCTCCACTTCTTCCTGATGGGTGCCAGCACGGCGGCCCTCAGCGCAGGCCTCAGTTGCATTCGCACCACCGCCTCGGGGCACACCCGCAGCCCATGGGTGATGCTGTTCTTCCTGATCCTGGTCTGGGTGCTCGGCATTCCCCAGATCACGAACCCGGTGCAGTGGTTGCCCATCCTAGGTACCACCATAGGCACCTGGGGACTGTTTCGCGCCCAGGGCATCACGCTGCGGCTGAGCATGCTGGCGGGGGGCCTGTGCTGGACCAGCCACAACATACTGATAGGCTCCATCGGGGGCAGTCTGATCGAAGTCAGCTTCCTGTTCGTCAACTGCCACACCATGTACCGCATGTGGCGGCAACCGCAGTCGAGCCCGGCCTGACCCCGCCCGGCATTGCCGGCCCGCGGTCTGAGAGAGCCGAGCAAGGCCGAGATAAGCTTGAAAAAAAACCACCGCCCTGTCTCGGGGCGGTGGTTTTTTATTATCTGCGCAACCGGTAGCCATGATGGCCGTCGGCAGGCTAGTGTTCTGCCGCTTCCGGCTGGGGAACCTCGGTACGCTCCCGCTGCAGTTCATCGACCCTGGCCTGCCACTTGTCATGGGCCTGCTTCTGCCCTTGTGACTCAAACTCCTGGCGCATGGTGTCGATCTCTTGGTCAAGTTTTTCCATCAGGATGTCTCCTTACATCAATAGGGTTACACACTGGCTGACGGCACTGTTGGCCAACCTGCTCACAGAGTGTGACACCACTATCCCCCCAACTGTCCAACGAAATAAACGATTGATTATCCATAAACCAATCTAAAAATTGGGTGAAGACTCTCCTGCAAGCAGGCCAACAGGGCCAGAGCAAGGGCGCTTGCCACCCTTGCCCGTTCCAATTGCGCAGCAATATCAGCCACCTATCCCCATGACTCTCACCGCCATTCCCCTGCTGCCGGCTCGGGCGCGCCTCCGGTTTGGCCGCCTCAAACCGCGACGGCAGTCGCCTTCCCTCGCCCCCGCCAGCCGCATTTTTGCCAGACGGCTCACATTTCAGGGGGTGGCAATAGCACACAAATCTCCATCCCCCGTGGCTGACCGGCGAGGCAGATGGCACCTTGCCCCCTTGGCCCTCATTCCAAAAACCACAATAACCATATGTTTTTAAATGATATTAAATGCGGACCGGCAGACTCCCCTCTCGAAACCAAAATGCGAGCAGGGTCACAGGCCCGGCGCACTGACACAAAAATCCAGTAAAGGGCACATATGTCCGATTTCGATGAGACGGCAAGGGCGAAACAATAGACGGGTCAATTGTTACCCATCGCAACGGCTCCACGAAGGAGCCAGGAGACACATATGCTCACCTCGTTGATAGATGAAGGACTGATCTGCCTCGACATCGCCGCCAAAGACAAGCAGGGGCTGTTTGTCGAGCTG encodes the following:
- a CDS encoding YgjV family protein is translated as MSAEPSGLMPLWTLFQQQPLAQGIGLAAMLVGISAFRQRDDGRFRLRLCLYQAAIALHFFLMGASTAALSAGLSCIRTTASGHTRSPWVMLFFLILVWVLGIPQITNPVQWLPILGTTIGTWGLFRAQGITLRLSMLAGGLCWTSHNILIGSIGGSLIEVSFLFVNCHTMYRMWRQPQSSPA